The proteins below come from a single Octopus sinensis linkage group LG10, ASM634580v1, whole genome shotgun sequence genomic window:
- the LOC115216430 gene encoding LOW QUALITY PROTEIN: cholinesterase 1-like (The sequence of the model RefSeq protein was modified relative to this genomic sequence to represent the inferred CDS: inserted 1 base in 1 codon), which produces MEGLKYIFIISLLKTYVYALDPIIDTTTGKIKGSTISVLKVDLDVFLGIPFAKPPVGNLRFRRPEKIERWSGIKETKEHVAACVQPVSKKYDDLKGSEIWKIKTNISEDCLYLNIWAPSEARTLRSNLTTMIWIHGGAFVSGTTTVELYNGKWLAASQNIIVASMNYRVGPFGFLSLNDERAPGNMGLLDQNLAIQWIRDNIASFGGDPDKLTLFGQSAGAASVGFHVVSPLSRKLFRNAIMMSGSPTSTWAFRPLDXNIDRAKAMAFALKCPMNNTKAMIDCFLEADANTLALAQFYNVDDFIKVTFTPVVDNYFLPGKPSEILNDKTVKKDVLTGFVENEGSLFLLSAFPKQFPINKIVPMRTDTAHKLMNDITRPTYLNPQQMNVITYLYGSRVFSFPETEKYRYIIEQVAGDTSFKCPAIKLAEQFSTHSNVYMYSFEFLSRLTPWPKWLGVMHGYDNFFAFGHPLSGKIFSEKDKLVTEKLTSSFVNFSKSGNPNNGDCFDCSNDPWPKFTLESQKYIVIDKKSETKENYMNNICGVWSELLPKLKRPLCPELTSGSQNIWTFQGRILTYFTSMFFSLILFGNFLF; this is translated from the exons ATGGaaggattgaaatatattttcataatttctctGTTAAAAACTTACGTCTATGCGCTAGATCCGATAATTGATACTACCACTGGAAAGATTAAAGGGTCAACAATTTCAGTTCTGAAAGTTGATCTTGATGTATTTCTTGGAATACCATTTGCTAAACCTCCCGTTGGTAATCTAAGATTTAGAAGACCTGAAAAAATTGAACGGTGGAGTGGTATAAAAGAAACGAAGGAACATGTTGCGGCTTGTGTACAACCTGTAAGTAAAAAATATGATGATCTTAAGGGTTCAGAgatatggaaaataaaaactaatataaGCGAAGATTGTCTTTATTTGAATATTTGGGCGCCTTCAGAAGCACGAACACTCCGTTCAAATTTAACCACAATGATTTGGATACATGGAGGTGCATTTGTTTCAGGGACGACCACAGTGGAATTATATAATGGAAAATGGTTAGCTGCCAGTCAAAATATTATCGTTGCATCAATGAATTACAGAGTAGGGCCATTTGGTTTCCTTTCTTTAAATGATGAGCGTGCTCCAGGCAATATGGGACTGCTTGATCAAAACCTCGCTATACAGTGGATCCGCGATAATATTGCATCATTCGGAGGAGACCCTGATAAACTGACACTATTTGGACAAAGTGCTGGTGCAGCATCTGTTGGTTTTCATGTTGTTTCCCCACTTTCTCGGAAGCTTTTCAGGAATGCTATTATGATGAGTGGGTCACCTACCTCTACCTGGGCATTTAgaccattag aaaatattgatAGAGCAAAGGCAATGGCTTTTGCTCTTAAATGTCCCATGAATAACACTAAAGCGATGATAGATTGCTTTTTAGAAGCTGATGCTAACACTCTAGCTCTAGCACAATTTTACAATGTAGATGACTTCATAAAAGTTACCTTCACCCCTGTTGTCGACAATTATTTCTTACCAGGAAAACCAAGCGAAATACTGAATGATAAAACTGTGAAAAAAGATGTGCTAACAGGGTTTGTCGAAAACGAAGGAagtctctttcttctgtcggcatTCCCCAAACAATTCCCCATAAATAAGATTGTCCCGATGAGAACAGATACTGCACATAAACTAATGAATGATATTACTCGGCCAACATATCTAAACCCTCAGCAAATGAATGTTATCACATATCTTTATGGTTCTCGTGTCTTCTCCTTTCCTGAGACtgaaaaatacagatacataatAGAACAAGTAGCTGGCGATACATCATTTAAATGTCCTGCTATCAAATTGGCCGAGCAATTCAGCACCCATTCCAATGTCTACATGTATTCTTTCGAGTTTCTATCGCGATTAACTCCCTGGCCGAAATGGTTGGGTGTCATGCATGGTTATGATAATTTTTTTGCGTTTGGGCACCCGTTATCCGGAAAAATTTTTTCAGAGAAGGATAAATTAGTAACAGAAAAACTGACCAGTTCTTTTGTTAACTTTTCTAAATCAGG TAATCCTAACAATGGAGATTGTTTTGATTGCTCCAATGATCCATGGCCCAAGTTCACACTCGAAAGCCAGAAATATATTGTGATTGACAAAAAATCTGAGACGAAGGAGAATTACATGAACAACATATGCGGTGTGTGGAGTGAACTTCTCCCAAAATTAAAGAGACCTTTGTGTCCag aactAACAAGTGGATCCCAGAATATTTGGACTTTCCAGGGAAGAATTCTGACCTATTTCACATCaatgtttttctctttgatattgtttggaaactttttgttttaa
- the LOC115216432 gene encoding uncharacterized protein LOC115216432 → MELDLSSKKDFPEMGESITTVKQKETQTKPSFSDAVGGEVEEMEVSMERLFKFRSLVQKSGEETRLVPPPETIQAIKEKMVTYRVYNIKEKRMTDVKNEMVEKCMAPIWSKVSHVNRGARSATVEAHFETAEVARQISTQTLKNESIILLPLYLGCRTAKVTLEDIPTGYDVMWAATAVIFDVESKLTILSMKRKIAKHWRGQQLEMIIQAENATLESLPDRVFVGEGHSIRVSVEGRRPRCFKCGQKGHVRSVCTKKNNAGNAPPQNAVKNAESSKVEKKVTAGENKEEKINRSNSKKEEDKNEMQNEKGKDEENNATKTNKQEDMEFTNVSNKRKKSITPDSPPVSKKKNNADEQIKNILQSHPGGTTLIGQHFNKPHPPTVKGFKPNEKIIAYTTKNVRVETWVKASTLIRCYKATEKEAEWRYGRVGEEGWKDKTLQSHVKAGFIKDVTQEVTTGKLPVSPAATPTQSPVATPVKHPTATASGGETGRKNLSGSLSQPHYTGWDTTIKNFSCTKRLQYLFFSL, encoded by the coding sequence atggaattagacttaagttcaaaaaaagactttcccgagatgggagaaagtataacaactgttaaacaaaaggaaacacagaCAAAACCCAGTTTTTCAGACGCCGTAGGTGGCGAAGTCGAAGAAATGGAGGTATCAATGGAAAGATTATTCAAGTTTAGATCGCTGGTGCAAAAAAGTGGTGAAGAAACACGATTGGTACCGCCCCCCGAAACTATACaagcaataaaggaaaaaatggtcACCTACAGGGTGTACAATATCAAGGAAAAACGAATGACCGACGTGAAAAACGAAATGGTCGAAAAGTGTATGGCTCCAATATGGAGTAAAGTTAGTCATGTCAACCGAGGTGCAAGAAGCgctacagtggaggcgcattTTGAAACGGCGGAAGTAGCAAGGCAAATTTCGACACAAACGTTGAAAAACGAGAGTATAAtactgctacccttatatttaggaTGCAGAACCGCAAAAGTGACCCTAGAAGATATACCAACGGGCTACGACGTGATGTGGGCGGCAACAGCGGTCATTtttgatgttgaatcaaaattgacAATTTTAAGTATGAAGAGAAAAATTGCAAAACACTGGAGAGGCCAGCAGCTGGAGATGATAATCCAGGCGGAAAATGCGACGTTGGAAAGCCTACCAGACAGAGTCTTCGTGGGGGAGGGGCACTCCATACGAGTTTCGGTGGAAGGACGCAGGCCCAGATGTTTTAAGTGCGGGCAAAAGGGCCACGTTCGCTccgtttgcacaaaaaaaaataatgcgggCAACGCCCCCCCACAAAACGCTGTGAAGAACGCAGAAAGCAGCAAAGTGGAGAAAAAAGTAACGGCTGGCgaaaacaaggaggaaaaaataaacaggtCGAACTCCAAAAAGGAGGAAGACAAGAACGAAATgcaaaatgagaaaggaaaggatgaggaaaataatgcaacaaaaacaaataaacaagaagaCATGGAATTTACGAACGTGtccaacaaaaggaaaaaatccatcaCCCCTGACTCCCCAcccgtatcaaaaaaaaaaaacaacgcagacgaacaaattaaaaatattctccaaTCCCACCCCGGCGGTACTACACTTATAGGCCAGCACTTTAACAAACCCCACCCCCCAACTGTAAAAGGGTTTAAACCCAACGAAAAAATTATTGCATACACCACAAAGAACGTGAGAGTAGAAACATGGGTGAAAGCAAGTACGCTGATCAGGTGCTACAAAGCGACCGAGAAGGAAGCGGAGTGGCGATATGGAAGGGTCGGCGAAGAAGGATGGAAAGACAAAACCTTACAAAGCCACGTAAAAGCCGGCTTCATTAAGGATGTCACCCAGGAGGTGACAACTGGGAAATTACCCGTTAGCCCGGCAGCCACACcaacccagagcccggtggcaacgccggtgaAACACCCAACAGCAACGGCGAGTGGGggggagacaggcagaaagaatCTGTCAGGCTCCCTCTCGCAACC